The following coding sequences are from one Nonlabens arenilitoris window:
- a CDS encoding tetratricopeptide repeat-containing hybrid sensor histidine kinase/response regulator: MGGLCVAQSDDDVSLSINSQQIAVEAMLEKARLALQKSDYDKAQNIVSSAIEIAKDSSLFASTQLVQAEYLLICNQLDLARIKLSDIEQLIQDKSDSQIRLYLLKSDLFIKNKKFVDADQTLNSAKILIQNSTNQELRALHLFLRAQLNLETNNLYETVNGFRNVIPLLQKQQLYFYESRATLGLAKAYFEKQELDEANAATNEAIRISKDYSFISTELETYSLKSSIARAQGDYQKGLEYMDRYIELKESIVKNGDSGNALAIRNKENKSLKEELAKKQKDLDRHDYTNILFFVLLTLLSLLTMSLFKNNKFRLRANKTLIVKNKSLIEERDRAQDAAKIKADFLSTITHELRTPMYAVTGLTHLLLENTPRADQKEHLETLQSSGEYLLSLIDNILNFNKLEANKVELESIPFSLKKRIQDLTTSLESQSKDRNNKLQLEFDDAIPSRINGDPVKITQILINLIGNAIKFTQNGNIWIRANRLKQADNRCLIRFEVEDNGKGISDEKQVAIFENFAQEESSTTREYGGTGLGLAIVKNLVELMQSDIKLDSKLGRGSIFSFDIWFDLPDSNKFYDDYQPLQPISKTLTSNHEEIVFPSEPVEPIEAVKSNSISEVLTEKPLAPGEHLEKKILVVEDNKINQMITRKILEGKNFNCDVANHGAEALQKVQETEYDLILMDIHMPVMDGKKATTEIRKLNREIPIIALTAVTLNDSEKELYQIGFDDIIPKPFKMDEFFEKIQKAFTNYQVL, from the coding sequence ATGGGTGGATTGTGCGTCGCTCAAAGCGATGATGACGTCTCTTTATCCATTAACAGTCAACAGATTGCAGTTGAAGCGATGTTAGAAAAAGCACGTTTAGCACTTCAAAAATCAGACTACGATAAAGCTCAAAACATAGTATCTAGCGCTATAGAAATAGCAAAAGATTCTTCGTTATTTGCAAGCACTCAACTAGTGCAAGCTGAATATCTTCTTATATGTAATCAATTAGACCTTGCGAGAATCAAATTATCTGACATAGAGCAACTGATACAAGATAAGTCAGACAGCCAGATTAGATTATACTTATTAAAATCTGATTTATTTATAAAAAACAAAAAATTCGTTGACGCTGATCAAACCCTTAATAGTGCCAAAATATTAATACAAAACTCTACAAATCAAGAGTTAAGAGCACTGCATTTATTTCTACGAGCTCAACTTAATCTAGAAACAAACAACTTATATGAAACCGTTAATGGTTTTAGAAATGTAATTCCATTACTTCAAAAACAACAATTGTATTTTTATGAATCGCGTGCCACACTAGGTCTGGCCAAAGCTTATTTTGAAAAACAGGAATTAGATGAAGCAAACGCAGCTACAAATGAAGCCATAAGAATTAGTAAAGATTATAGCTTTATATCTACAGAACTAGAAACTTACAGCCTTAAATCCTCTATTGCTCGCGCTCAAGGCGATTACCAGAAAGGTCTAGAATACATGGATCGCTATATAGAATTAAAAGAATCTATTGTTAAAAATGGAGATAGTGGTAATGCTCTTGCCATAAGAAATAAAGAAAATAAAAGTCTTAAGGAAGAACTTGCAAAAAAACAAAAGGATCTAGACAGGCACGATTACACTAATATCTTATTTTTTGTACTTCTTACTTTATTGTCTTTGTTAACCATGTCACTCTTTAAAAACAATAAATTCAGATTAAGAGCTAACAAAACATTAATCGTAAAGAACAAGTCTTTAATAGAAGAGCGCGATAGAGCACAAGATGCTGCAAAGATTAAAGCAGATTTTCTATCTACAATAACTCACGAACTTAGAACACCTATGTATGCGGTGACTGGTCTTACTCATTTATTATTAGAAAACACACCTAGGGCAGATCAAAAAGAACACTTAGAAACATTGCAATCTTCTGGTGAATACCTACTTTCATTGATTGACAACATTCTTAACTTTAATAAATTAGAAGCAAATAAAGTAGAACTAGAATCTATTCCTTTCAGCCTCAAAAAACGCATACAAGACCTTACCACATCATTAGAAAGTCAGTCCAAAGATCGTAATAATAAACTACAATTAGAATTTGATGATGCGATCCCTAGTCGCATCAACGGTGATCCAGTTAAAATCACTCAAATTTTGATTAATCTAATAGGTAACGCTATCAAATTCACTCAAAACGGTAATATATGGATAAGAGCTAATCGCTTAAAACAAGCAGACAACCGTTGTTTAATTAGATTTGAAGTTGAAGATAATGGTAAAGGTATATCTGATGAAAAACAAGTCGCTATTTTTGAAAACTTTGCGCAAGAAGAATCTAGTACAACTAGAGAATACGGAGGAACTGGGCTAGGACTAGCCATAGTAAAGAATCTAGTAGAATTAATGCAAAGTGATATAAAACTAGATAGTAAACTAGGCCGTGGTAGTATATTCTCATTTGACATCTGGTTTGATCTACCTGATTCTAATAAGTTTTATGACGATTATCAACCACTACAACCTATTTCAAAAACACTTACATCTAATCATGAGGAAATAGTTTTCCCTTCTGAACCAGTTGAACCTATAGAAGCTGTAAAATCCAATTCGATAAGTGAAGTACTAACAGAAAAACCACTCGCTCCAGGAGAACACTTAGAGAAAAAAATCTTAGTCGTAGAAGATAATAAAATCAACCAGATGATTACTCGCAAAATTCTTGAAGGAAAAAATTTTAATTGCGACGTCGCAAACCATGGAGCCGAAGCCTTGCAAAAAGTCCAAGAAACAGAGTATGATTTAATTTTGATGGACATACACATGCCTGTAATGGACGGTAAAAAGGCCACGACCGAGATCCGCAAATTAAACAGAGAAATCCCAATAATTGCACTTACGGCAGTCACCTTAAATGATTCTGAAAAAGAACTTTATCAAATAGGTTTTGATGATATTATTCCTAAACCTTTCAAAATGGATGAGTTTTTTGAAAAGATTCAAAAAGCCTTTACTAATTATCAGGTACTATAA
- a CDS encoding Nif3-like dinuclear metal center hexameric protein, which translates to MKIQEVLSYIEQLAPRHYAEDFDNTGLLTGNSQEEVKGILVTLDCLENVIDEAILKKCNLIVTFHPIIFSGLKNLRPDNYVKKAVIKAIKNDIAIYATHTALDNAKNGVSYRMAQELGLCDIKTLIPKKELIKKLITYIPHDDFETVKEELFKVGAGQLGNYKECSFTINGTGTFLGGENSNPAIGKKGNRTTVEEKLLSITFLPHLESQLLKTLFKCHPYEEVAYEITTLNNQYDHIGMGAIGEFKKDLSINEFLKLSKERFKTGIVRHSNSKVKKIKRVALLGGSGAFGIKNAIQSGADAYITADLKYHDFFLGDSILLCDVGHFESEQFTKNLLHEYLSKKFSNFAILCADAQTNPVNYY; encoded by the coding sequence ATGAAAATCCAAGAAGTTCTATCCTACATTGAACAATTAGCTCCTAGACATTATGCAGAAGATTTTGACAATACAGGCTTGTTAACAGGCAATTCCCAAGAAGAGGTTAAGGGAATATTAGTAACCCTAGATTGCTTAGAAAATGTGATAGATGAAGCTATATTGAAAAAATGTAATTTAATAGTCACCTTCCACCCTATTATTTTCAGTGGGCTTAAAAACTTAAGACCAGATAATTACGTAAAAAAGGCTGTGATAAAAGCCATCAAAAATGACATTGCGATTTATGCAACACACACCGCACTTGATAACGCAAAAAATGGTGTAAGTTATCGTATGGCTCAAGAATTAGGATTGTGCGACATCAAAACATTAATACCTAAAAAAGAGCTTATTAAAAAACTAATCACTTATATACCGCATGATGATTTTGAAACAGTGAAGGAAGAACTGTTTAAAGTAGGTGCTGGACAGTTAGGTAATTATAAAGAATGTAGTTTTACAATCAATGGCACAGGTACTTTTTTAGGTGGTGAGAATAGTAATCCCGCTATCGGTAAAAAAGGAAATCGAACAACCGTTGAAGAAAAGCTTTTATCAATCACATTTTTACCGCATCTAGAATCTCAGCTACTTAAAACACTATTCAAATGTCATCCATATGAAGAAGTCGCTTATGAAATTACCACCTTAAATAATCAATATGATCATATAGGCATGGGCGCGATAGGAGAATTTAAAAAAGATTTAAGCATTAATGAATTTTTAAAACTATCTAAAGAAAGGTTTAAAACAGGTATTGTTAGACATTCTAATTCTAAAGTCAAAAAAATAAAAAGAGTTGCATTATTAGGTGGTTCGGGAGCATTTGGAATTAAAAATGCAATCCAATCGGGTGCAGATGCTTACATAACGGCAGACTTAAAATACCACGACTTTTTTCTAGGTGATTCCATTCTATTGTGTGATGTTGGGCATTTTGAAAGTGAACAGTTTACAAAAAACCTTTTACACGAATATCTTAGCAAAAAATTTAGTAATTTTGCAATCCTTTGTGCAGATGCGCAAACAAACCCTGTAAACTATTATTAA
- a CDS encoding glycosyltransferase, giving the protein MEIGIAFIVLAGFVLINIIYHFFLARVGFYKTTQQVKSQDAVSIIVCSKNEQENLKTLVPLLLQQNHPNFEIILINDASIDNTLEVIEEFQAIDDRVKKVDVVNNESFWGNKKYALTLGIKKAINDKLIFIDADCKPASNSWLQIMADGFAENKSIILGYGAYEKKKYSILNALIRYETGITAIQYMSYALHGNPYMGVGRNLAYTSKQFYDVSGFIDHMKVLGGDDDLFVNQAATKDNTTVIIEPDAFTISKPKNTWSNWWTQKRRHINTASHYKAKHKFLLSLYFISQIGFLTAAILGFIIGMNWMFILGLVLLRYLIVWLVIGKGLSRFRESDIIPFIPLLEIILIFTQLGLFLANAGKQPKRWK; this is encoded by the coding sequence ATGGAAATAGGCATAGCGTTCATAGTCCTAGCTGGATTTGTGCTTATTAATATAATTTATCATTTCTTTTTGGCACGAGTTGGTTTTTACAAAACAACCCAACAAGTCAAGTCACAGGATGCCGTTTCTATAATTGTATGCTCAAAAAACGAACAAGAAAATCTTAAAACTCTTGTTCCCTTACTGCTTCAACAAAATCATCCCAATTTTGAAATTATATTAATCAACGATGCTTCAATTGACAACACTCTGGAAGTCATAGAAGAGTTTCAGGCAATAGACGATAGAGTAAAAAAAGTTGATGTTGTTAATAATGAGAGTTTCTGGGGCAACAAAAAGTATGCGCTCACTTTAGGTATTAAAAAAGCTATTAACGATAAACTTATTTTTATTGATGCAGATTGTAAACCGGCTAGTAATAGCTGGCTACAAATAATGGCTGATGGTTTTGCCGAGAACAAAAGTATAATTTTAGGCTATGGAGCTTATGAGAAAAAGAAATACTCCATTCTCAATGCCTTAATTAGATATGAAACTGGTATCACTGCAATACAATATATGAGTTATGCACTACATGGAAATCCATATATGGGTGTAGGTCGCAACCTAGCTTATACTTCAAAACAATTTTATGATGTGAGTGGCTTCATAGATCATATGAAAGTTTTAGGTGGTGACGATGACCTCTTTGTTAATCAAGCAGCTACTAAAGACAATACTACGGTAATTATTGAACCAGATGCCTTCACAATAAGTAAACCTAAAAACACTTGGTCTAATTGGTGGACTCAAAAGCGACGTCACATTAACACCGCATCACATTACAAGGCAAAACATAAATTCTTATTAAGTCTTTACTTTATATCTCAGATAGGCTTTTTAACAGCAGCAATTCTTGGCTTTATCATAGGTATGAATTGGATGTTTATATTGGGATTAGTTCTTTTAAGATATTTAATTGTGTGGCTAGTCATAGGGAAAGGTTTATCTCGCTTTCGCGAAAGCGATATCATACCATTCATTCCATTACTAGAGATAATTTTAATATTTACACAATTGGGACTGTTCCTTGCTAATGCGGGAAAACAACCAAAACGCTGGAAATAG
- the lpxK gene encoding tetraacyldisaccharide 4'-kinase, whose amino-acid sequence MQSLRKLLFPFSVLYDGVTRVRNWAFDKGYLMQHSFDIPIIAVGNLSTGGTGKTPMIEWLIEHHQGKRIAVLSRGYGRDTKGYIEINENHTAAQVGDEPLQIKLKYGDIITSAVCEKRVNGIEQLLKDHKLDVILLDDAFQHRYVKASHYILLTSYDKLYSNDYLLPAGNLRESRKGANRAHTIVVTKCPDCISESEMKLITKRLHPLSNQKVYFSTIVYDEKIYQSGKSMSLVHMRFNSVTAVTGIAKPAPFINHLEKYFTVNHIEYSDHHRFRESEIKTIASHKVVVTTEKDFTRLSQWKLQNVYYLPIKVKFKGDAPDL is encoded by the coding sequence ATGCAATCGCTTAGAAAATTATTATTTCCGTTTTCAGTCTTATATGATGGAGTTACAAGAGTCCGTAATTGGGCTTTTGATAAAGGATATCTTATGCAACATTCATTTGATATTCCTATTATAGCTGTAGGTAATTTAAGTACAGGTGGCACTGGTAAAACACCCATGATTGAGTGGCTAATTGAACATCATCAAGGTAAACGTATTGCAGTGTTAAGTCGTGGATATGGCCGTGATACCAAAGGTTATATTGAAATTAATGAAAATCATACGGCAGCGCAAGTAGGAGATGAGCCCTTACAGATTAAACTTAAGTATGGAGATATAATTACTAGCGCTGTTTGTGAAAAGCGTGTCAATGGAATAGAGCAGTTATTAAAAGATCACAAACTAGATGTTATTTTACTAGATGACGCTTTTCAACACCGGTATGTAAAAGCCAGTCATTATATCTTGCTTACCAGTTATGATAAGCTATATTCAAACGACTACTTGTTGCCTGCTGGTAATTTAAGAGAGTCTAGGAAAGGAGCTAATAGAGCACATACTATAGTTGTAACTAAATGTCCTGACTGTATTTCTGAATCAGAAATGAAGTTGATTACCAAGCGCCTACATCCATTAAGTAATCAAAAAGTTTATTTTTCTACCATCGTCTATGATGAGAAAATATATCAGTCAGGTAAATCGATGTCTTTAGTCCATATGAGATTTAATAGCGTCACAGCGGTTACTGGAATTGCAAAACCAGCACCTTTCATCAATCATTTAGAAAAATATTTTACTGTTAATCATATAGAGTATAGTGATCATCACCGCTTCCGCGAAAGCGAAATTAAAACTATAGCGTCTCATAAGGTCGTTGTTACTACAGAAAAAGATTTTACTAGATTGTCTCAGTGGAAATTACAAAACGTTTACTATTTACCTATTAAAGTGAAATTTAAAGGTGATGCACCTGATTTATAG
- the lipA gene encoding lipoyl synthase, with amino-acid sequence MNTVKESIAPPAKGKPKWLRVKLPVGKKYKELRGLVDKYDLHTICTSGSCPNMGECWTEGTATFMILGNTCTRSCGFCGVKTGRPDDIDWAEPEKVARSIKLMGIKHAVVTSVDRDDLKDMGSIIWKETVAAIRRMNPETTLETLIPDFQGNKRNIDRIVEANPEVVSHNMETVRRLTREVRIQAKYDTSLEVLRYLKEQGINRTKSGIMLGLGEREEEVIQTMQDLRDNNVDVVTIGQYLQPSKKHLPVKEFITPEQFKKYETIGLEMGFRHVESGALVRSSYKAHKHIL; translated from the coding sequence ATGAATACAGTAAAAGAATCCATCGCTCCACCTGCAAAAGGAAAACCTAAATGGTTGCGCGTTAAACTTCCTGTAGGGAAGAAATATAAAGAATTACGTGGTCTGGTTGATAAATACGACTTGCATACTATATGTACATCTGGTAGCTGTCCTAACATGGGCGAATGCTGGACTGAAGGGACTGCGACCTTTATGATATTGGGTAACACTTGCACAAGATCGTGCGGTTTTTGTGGTGTAAAAACTGGTCGTCCGGACGATATTGATTGGGCAGAACCTGAAAAAGTTGCTCGTTCTATAAAATTAATGGGTATAAAACACGCCGTTGTAACCAGTGTAGACCGCGACGACTTAAAAGATATGGGATCAATCATATGGAAAGAGACAGTCGCTGCGATACGTCGCATGAATCCAGAAACTACTCTAGAAACATTAATTCCAGATTTTCAAGGCAACAAACGCAATATAGATCGTATTGTTGAAGCAAATCCAGAAGTAGTATCACATAACATGGAAACTGTACGACGTTTAACTCGTGAAGTAAGAATCCAGGCTAAATATGATACCAGTCTAGAAGTATTGCGTTATTTAAAAGAGCAAGGAATTAATAGGACTAAGTCTGGTATCATGCTAGGTTTAGGTGAACGTGAAGAGGAAGTTATACAGACTATGCAAGATCTACGAGATAATAATGTAGATGTTGTTACGATAGGTCAATATTTACAGCCTTCTAAAAAACATTTGCCTGTAAAAGAATTCATTACTCCAGAGCAATTTAAAAAATACGAAACAATAGGTCTGGAAATGGGTTTCCGTCATGTGGAAAGTGGCGCTCTAGTTAGAAGTTCTTATAAAGCACATAAACACATCTTATAA
- a CDS encoding zinc ribbon domain-containing protein, with protein sequence MAKKTEATVEDKLRELYNLQLIDSRIDEIRNVRGELPLEVKDLEDEVEGLNTRVVKLSAKLEELNESIKDKKNRIEESKSLIKKYTEQQKNVRNNREFNSLSKEIEFQELEIELAEKHIREFKAQIEQQNEVVNASKERMSQRTEHLKHKKSELEEILKETEKEEQALMKMSQDHATTVEPRLIKAYTRIRTSVRNGLAVVPIERGASGGSYFTIPPQVQVEIASRKKIITDEHSGRILVDAALAEEQVEAMEKVFAKL encoded by the coding sequence ATGGCAAAAAAGACTGAAGCTACTGTAGAAGATAAGCTTAGAGAGCTTTACAATCTACAATTAATCGATTCCAGAATAGATGAGATTCGCAATGTGCGCGGTGAATTACCTCTTGAGGTAAAAGATCTAGAAGATGAAGTGGAAGGATTAAACACACGTGTGGTTAAGCTTAGCGCTAAACTTGAAGAACTGAACGAATCTATCAAGGATAAGAAAAATAGAATTGAAGAATCTAAATCTCTTATCAAAAAGTATACAGAACAACAAAAGAATGTACGCAACAATCGTGAATTCAACTCTCTATCTAAAGAAATCGAATTTCAAGAGTTAGAGATTGAACTTGCAGAAAAGCACATTCGTGAGTTCAAAGCTCAAATAGAGCAGCAAAACGAAGTTGTAAATGCTAGCAAAGAGCGTATGTCACAACGTACTGAGCATTTAAAGCACAAAAAATCTGAGTTAGAAGAAATTCTAAAAGAGACAGAAAAAGAAGAGCAAGCTCTTATGAAAATGTCTCAAGATCATGCAACTACTGTTGAGCCTCGATTGATCAAAGCTTATACACGTATTAGAACTAGTGTACGTAATGGTCTTGCTGTTGTGCCTATTGAGCGTGGTGCCTCTGGAGGTTCTTATTTTACCATACCACCTCAAGTACAAGTGGAGATTGCTAGTCGTAAAAAAATTATTACTGATGAGCACTCAGGACGTATCTTAGTAGATGCTGCTCTTGCAGAAGAGCAAGTTGAAGCTATGGAAAAAGTATTTGCTAAACTGTAA
- a CDS encoding membrane or secreted protein gives MELLFITIGLLALAFGGIAIKIWGKKDGKFAGTCASQSPFLNKEGEACGMCGKLPEEQDCKNPSLES, from the coding sequence ATGGAATTACTCTTTATAACGATAGGATTATTAGCTCTCGCATTTGGCGGTATTGCAATAAAAATCTGGGGAAAAAAAGACGGTAAATTTGCGGGCACTTGTGCTAGTCAAAGCCCATTTCTTAATAAAGAAGGTGAAGCTTGCGGTATGTGCGGTAAATTACCAGAAGAGCAAGATTGTAAAAACCCTTCTTTAGAATCTTAA
- the murB gene encoding UDP-N-acetylmuramate dehydrogenase, translating to MEIRSHFSLKEHNTFGISAFAKAYTSVSTIQQLKEALAYYHNEEVFLLGGGSNMLLLNNIERPVVHVNIKGINLLKQENQHVYITAMAGENWHDFVIFCIENNWAGIENMALIPGNVGTSPIQNIGAYGVELKDTFVSCTVMNIKTGDVTTLHLEDCKFGYRDSIFKNEALGKYVITSVTFKLTNLSKKNEYQLKTSYGAIKDELENLQIEPSIQAVAQAVINIRSSKLPDPKVIGNSGSFFKNPIIEKSYYEDLIRMHPSIPHYPVNEKQVKVPAGWLIDQCGFKGKRRGDAGVHDKQALVLVNHGNATGQEIIALAKEIQAMVQDRYGITIETEVNLIQN from the coding sequence ATTGAAATAAGATCACACTTCTCTCTTAAGGAGCATAACACCTTTGGAATATCTGCTTTTGCAAAAGCATATACATCTGTATCCACTATACAGCAACTTAAAGAAGCTCTTGCATATTATCACAACGAGGAAGTATTTCTTCTAGGTGGTGGCAGCAATATGTTATTACTTAATAATATTGAGAGACCTGTTGTACATGTAAACATCAAGGGTATTAACCTTTTAAAGCAAGAGAATCAACATGTATATATAACAGCAATGGCAGGAGAAAATTGGCACGACTTTGTCATTTTTTGCATTGAAAATAATTGGGCTGGAATTGAGAACATGGCTCTCATACCTGGTAATGTAGGCACCTCTCCTATTCAAAATATAGGTGCATATGGCGTGGAATTAAAGGATACATTTGTTTCATGCACCGTTATGAATATTAAAACAGGTGATGTAACAACACTCCATTTAGAAGATTGTAAATTCGGTTACAGAGATTCCATTTTTAAGAATGAAGCATTAGGAAAATATGTCATTACCTCTGTAACATTTAAATTGACAAACCTCTCAAAGAAAAATGAGTATCAACTAAAAACTAGTTATGGTGCAATAAAAGATGAATTAGAGAACCTTCAAATAGAGCCATCCATACAAGCTGTTGCACAAGCTGTAATTAATATAAGAAGTAGCAAATTACCTGACCCAAAAGTGATAGGTAATAGTGGTAGTTTTTTCAAAAACCCTATTATTGAAAAAAGTTATTATGAAGACCTTATAAGAATGCATCCATCTATACCGCATTACCCAGTAAATGAAAAGCAAGTAAAAGTACCTGCCGGCTGGCTTATAGATCAATGTGGTTTTAAGGGTAAACGACGTGGTGATGCTGGTGTGCATGATAAACAAGCGCTAGTTCTTGTAAACCATGGCAACGCTACTGGACAAGAAATTATTGCTCTCGCAAAAGAGATTCAGGCAATGGTTCAAGACAGATATGGGATCACTATTGAAACAGAAGTGAATTTAATCCAGAATTAA
- a CDS encoding pyridoxal phosphate-dependent aminotransferase, which produces MPAISHKGAIMPSSPVRKLVPFAEAAKKRGIHIYPLNIGQPDIKTPSQAIQAVKDTDMEILAYSHSAGNESYRTKLVTHYNKIEMGLTIDDVIVSTGGSEALLFTMGSICDYGDEVIIPEPFYANYNGFATASGVTVRPIPTKIENNFALPSISDFEELISDKTKAILICNPGNPTGYLYTQEEMNQLAALVKKHDLFLVADEVYREFAYDGREHLSVMNIPGLEQHAIMIDSVSKRYSMCGARIGCMVSKNKEVMATAMKFAQARLSPPTFAQIAAEAALDTPQAYFNEVIGEYIERRDILIAGLKNIPGVEVANPGGAFYCVAQLPVDDTDAFAQWMLESFQLDNETIMVAPAAGFYSTAGVGKNQIRIAYVLEKESLIKAVQILAEALKAYNA; this is translated from the coding sequence ATGCCAGCAATATCTCATAAGGGTGCCATAATGCCCTCATCACCGGTTAGAAAACTAGTTCCATTTGCAGAAGCAGCAAAAAAGAGAGGAATTCATATCTATCCTTTGAACATAGGTCAACCAGATATAAAAACTCCTAGTCAAGCTATACAAGCGGTTAAAGACACTGACATGGAAATTTTAGCATATAGTCATAGTGCTGGAAATGAGTCGTATCGCACAAAATTAGTTACCCATTATAATAAAATAGAAATGGGATTAACTATAGATGACGTGATTGTATCTACAGGTGGTAGTGAAGCATTACTGTTCACTATGGGTAGCATATGTGATTATGGTGATGAGGTAATCATACCAGAACCATTTTATGCAAACTATAATGGTTTTGCAACAGCAAGTGGAGTTACCGTTAGACCGATACCTACAAAAATTGAAAATAATTTTGCATTACCTTCTATAAGTGATTTTGAAGAGCTCATCTCTGATAAAACTAAAGCAATTTTAATTTGTAATCCTGGCAATCCAACAGGATATCTATATACACAAGAAGAAATGAATCAACTAGCAGCGCTGGTAAAAAAACATGATTTATTCCTTGTGGCAGATGAAGTTTATCGTGAGTTTGCATATGATGGTCGTGAGCACTTGTCAGTCATGAATATACCAGGTTTAGAACAACATGCCATCATGATAGATTCTGTATCTAAAAGGTATAGTATGTGTGGTGCTCGTATAGGATGTATGGTTTCTAAAAACAAAGAAGTTATGGCTACCGCAATGAAATTTGCTCAAGCTAGATTAAGTCCTCCAACATTTGCTCAAATTGCTGCCGAAGCTGCACTAGATACCCCACAAGCTTACTTTAATGAAGTTATAGGAGAATACATAGAACGTAGAGATATCCTTATAGCAGGTCTAAAAAACATACCAGGTGTCGAGGTTGCAAATCCAGGTGGCGCATTTTATTGTGTCGCTCAATTACCTGTAGATGACACAGATGCATTTGCCCAATGGATGCTAGAATCTTTTCAACTAGATAATGAAACTATAATGGTGGCTCCAGCAGCTGGTTTTTACAGCACTGCTGGAGTAGGTAAAAATCAAATCAGAATAGCTTACGTTCTCGAAAAAGAATCTTTAATAAAAGCAGTTCAAATCTTAGCAGAAGCTCTTAAAGCATATAACGCGTGA
- the gap gene encoding type I glyceraldehyde-3-phosphate dehydrogenase, with protein MVRIKVAINGFGRIGRTFLRTVLDNDDIDVVAINDLAPTNVMAHLLKYDSIHGTLSHDVTYTKDSIVINDKSILFTHHKNLEDLDWTGVDIVIESTGKFKTLAQLQKHRDAGARKVILSAPPVDDDIKTVVLGVNDHTINEDDVILSNASCTTNNAAPFIKVLDELCGVEQAYITTVHSYTSDQSLHDQPHNDLRRARAAGQSIVPTTTGAAKALTKIFPHLSEVIGGCGIRVPVPNGSLTDMTINVKRDTSIEEVNAAFLAFANSNPSTFSYTDVPLVSIDISGSPYSCIFDSQMTSVIGKLIKVIGWYDNESGYSNRLKDLILKISSLD; from the coding sequence ATGGTAAGAATTAAAGTAGCTATTAATGGGTTTGGTCGCATAGGTCGCACATTTTTAAGAACAGTTTTAGACAACGATGATATCGATGTTGTGGCTATTAATGATCTAGCGCCTACAAATGTGATGGCACATTTATTAAAATATGATTCTATACACGGGACCTTATCACACGATGTAACCTATACTAAGGACTCAATTGTTATAAACGATAAATCGATATTATTTACACATCATAAAAATTTAGAAGATCTTGATTGGACAGGAGTTGATATCGTGATAGAATCTACAGGTAAATTTAAAACGCTAGCGCAACTACAAAAGCATCGTGATGCTGGTGCAAGAAAAGTGATTCTAAGTGCTCCACCAGTTGATGATGATATAAAAACAGTGGTACTAGGTGTTAATGACCATACAATAAATGAAGATGATGTAATATTATCTAATGCAAGTTGCACAACTAACAATGCAGCTCCTTTTATTAAAGTATTAGATGAATTATGCGGAGTTGAACAAGCATATATCACCACGGTACATAGTTACACGTCTGACCAAAGTCTACATGACCAACCGCATAATGATTTAAGACGTGCTAGAGCCGCTGGTCAGTCTATAGTACCTACTACAACTGGTGCCGCAAAGGCACTTACTAAAATTTTCCCACATCTTAGTGAGGTTATAGGTGGCTGTGGCATACGTGTCCCTGTACCCAATGGTAGTTTAACAGACATGACTATCAATGTAAAAAGAGACACTAGCATTGAAGAAGTAAATGCTGCTTTTCTAGCTTTTGCAAATTCAAATCCAAGTACTTTCTCCTATACTGATGTACCATTAGTCTCTATTGACATATCAGGTAGTCCATATTCTTGCATCTTTGATTCACAAATGACATCTGTAATAGGCAAGCTTATCAAAGTGATAGGCTGGTATGATAATGAAAGTGGATACAGCAATAGATTAAAAGACCTTATTTTAAAAATTAGTTCTCTAGACTAA